Below is a window of Sebastes umbrosus isolate fSebUmb1 chromosome 13, fSebUmb1.pri, whole genome shotgun sequence DNA.
TGCTATGTGCTAACCACCAAGGGAATGAGTGGGTGCTGTGTTTGAATGAAACCTGCCCTGTAGGACCAAAGCTTGTCTTCTACATGTACCTTAACGTTAGGTAACTTCAgtcagctgtcagactccacaacccgccctgctcccagtagaccacttacacaccaagaaactgacaataacctgatatattcaggtggaatttcattcattcattcattcattcattctcactgttcaatatcattttccacttgtgcaattttgttaatagtctgtttattgtcaatactgtatatactgctcctatttttatacttccttctatttaaatggttcatattttgttacactttgtttaggtcttttcttttttttttttactgtgttagctgatgcatcttgttttttgcactatcccctttgctgctgtacactgcacatttccccactgcgggactaataaaggaatatcttatcttagttAAGTTAGCTGTTGTTGTAGGTTAACATCATACTACAGAACACCGGTGTTGTAGATCAACCAGTGGTCAGATTATCTGTGGTCAACTGATTGTTGGTGTGGTCACTTATAGTAACAGAAGATGttcaaaacaggaagaggaagcgGATCCATTATCTCTTAATTTATATACATTTCTAATAGATTCCCATCTGGTTCCTTTTCGTCTTAGCTGTGTATGTAAGTGAAATGGGCCAGCAGGATTCACTAGAGGCACTTTGAATGTCGAAaacctataaaaaaaaaaaagatgagcaGCATGTGTGGGAGttcattcatgtattcattcatGTCAGTAGTAAAAGAGCATTTACTTGCATCACCACATGCCTTCTATTGAGCATCCTGCACAGGTTGTGTGTGTCCTCACATTATGTACACATGGTATTGTGCTTGGAACAATCCACCTTTTATCAGACTTTATATTCACAGATAaaagcactgctcccagtagaccacatacacaccaaaaactgacaagaacttcactttactgtacaccaactgtctatcagtactactcaggtgtaattcatactgtgcaatataattttccacttgtgcaattttgttaatagtctgtttattgtcaatactctATATATTGCTCCTTTTTTAttcttccttctatttaaatggttcgtattttgttacactttgtttagctcttgttaactgtgttagctgatgcatctgcaaatttccccactgcgggactaataaaggaatatcttatcttatcttaaaaataATGTTACCATAACACAGGTATGTTTCTGCTGTTGACaatgagtgtttttgttgcagGAGGGAGTGAAGACAGAGAATGACCACATTAACCTCAAGGTAGCTGGTCAGGATGGGTCAGTTGTACAGTTCAAAATCAAAAGGCATACTCCGCTCAGCAAACTAATGAAGGCATACTGCGAAAGACAGGTAAGTTCATTCTGAAAGACTGAAACATAAACCTGTAATTCCCTGTGGTAACAATAGACTTTTGGCTTTATTACTAACGGGAGACTTAAAATGACACAActgttgtttatattgttttgttgaTGGCTGACTGGATGCAAAATCTCACAAAAATGctttttctgtctgttctgtctttTACAGGGATTGTCAATTCGTCAGATAAGGTTTAGGTTTGATGGACAGCCAATTAATGAAACAGACACACCTGCACAGGTTGGTGAAAGCTGCACACACAATAATATAAACTGTTACTAAAAGCTCAAATATTCTGATCATGGAGATGGATtatatagtttagtttacttgtgaagggacagtgcaaattaataaatagacATGGTATAAAAAATGCCAGAGTTAGCCaaaaggctgtttttttatttgttgtccCTGGCCAAGATGTCACAGAAGGCATCCTAAAATacatcagaacaaaaacataaaacaggacaTCCATTTTAAAAGTGGTAAAAGGACACACAGTTGTTAAaagcagtagaaacagtagtgacatttatacatataaacaaCATTGCGCACAAACAGGACATATCGATAAGAGCAGCAAAAAGAGAGTTTAGTGCTGACATGTGTATGTATTAATCATCCATTGTTTTAATTGGGTACTGAAAGATCTGTAGGTGTTTAGGTGTCTGATGTAAATTGGAATTATATTTCACTCTCTTGAACCTCTGACTGGCtaattgaatatatatatatatttttgtacaatTCACACAGTATGTGTTTTCTTAGGTCAATTATGTTGAATTTGTATTTTGAAACACAAATGGGCAAATGTGTCAGAGCATAAGTGTGTGTCGTGTCATTGGCCTGTGTACACTGTCCAATTTTTTCTAGTGTGTCTGCTGTTACCCCTCTGGACCTGTGCGGTGTAGAGCACACTTGTAATGTCACATTAATGAAATGGGAAATAATGAAAAGTGTTCTTGTTAGTAGAGTATATTTGCACAATTGCTGAATGGATATGACCCCCGGGAATAAGAATGAATCCTCCCATGTCTCCCGCTGTTACTCAGTGTTTAACTCAGGGTTAGTGTAGTTAATGTTGAACTACGGATATCCTCGAGTAACGGATGGAAAGTGTTCAAAGACAATTGTACCTCCAACACtgatttttaatattaatcTTCAAGCAATTgcacagtatatacagtatctttCCAATGTCTAATTTGTGTTAGACTTGTGACAGTGAACCACAGTTTGCCACTTTTACAACATCCTCACTTCTTGGCCCAGTTGCAGTAATCAGTTGAAATTGACCAAGAATTTCAGTTGCACAAAAAGCAATACTCTAACCGacatgcaaaataataaaattagaaATAATAGTCACAACCCACTCCATCAGTTTTCTGTggtataataatatatgtagaaaaaagatcatgagATGGTTGTCATCTTCATTGGATCCAGgtgaaaatacataaaaccCAATATAAAGACGGTCTTCCATTTAGGGTTGGgtattgttttaaatttgtCCATGCTAGTGCCAGTATAATACCAGAGTTTTGGTACTGAAACCAAAGCAATACTTTCCGTTAATACCTTACTGTGAGGataaacccttttttttttcatttaacaaaagaagCCAAAGGTTAAATATTGTCGAAAAACAAGCAGCCATCCAAGAAATTGTCTAAATTTGTCtaaaaatgttgatttgaatcaggaactacagtagatggagccGAGATACCCAGCTCTCCTTCTATGAGGATACATATTAATGCATTTGCTGTagaataatgtttttgttttgttattacaGCTGGAGATGGAGGATGAGGACACTATTGATGTATTTCAACAACAGACAGGAGGAGTCTCTTCTTAAGTCGGATGTGGACTCTTGGAAGAACATCCAcatcattattttcatgttgTATTTGTTTTCACTTAATTCTTTTTTCCACTGTGCTCGGTCAGGCTGTTCCCAACACAAAAGAAGGTAGACGTTTCTTTCATTTAGGGCCAAATCCTAACTTTGAGATGCAgggtaatttttttaaaaagtgttttattcACATAAATGGATGATTTGAAATTGTCCAAGGCAGGGACACGTCTCAGATCAGATATGGCTCGTAATGAAAACAACACACTGCGTTCTTTTGATGTTGAAATGACCTCATGCATGTCTCATAAAACCATAAGCTGAACTACATGccaaaatccttttttttcctctctttgtgtttaaGTTTTCCAGATTGTTGTGAGCATTTAAATTCAGGGTGGGCTCAACAATTTTTAATTCATGTACTTGATAGGATTGCTGTGGAGGAAAACTGCTGGATGGGAGTTTCTCTCTGTAGATGGGAAAGACATTATGACATATTTCTAAAGTAATAAACTTTTAgtagccctttttttttttaaaggaacattcaAAATAATTTGATGTACCCAATGCTTGTGCCGAGAAAGATCCATATGAATGGTTTACCTCAATACTGTCACCCTCGACTCATTGGTAAATAAAGTACAGTAATGTTTCTGGACCAAAAAGCTAAATGAATAGTGTTCTTTTATAAAAGGGTTTggttaatatataatatgtagatGTAAAGGGTTACTGTGACTGTAACAGTGGTCTTTGTGGTCACACAGCAGGAGAACAGCTCTCCCCATGTGTTTCTTTCCATCTCTTCAGGActttagaatacaaataattCACCTTTACCAGTCCAGAAATGGAGCGTCTCATCTAAGGTTATATATTTCAGTCAGtgtataaacaaatattgagtCAATGCTGTGTTGCCAATTTGAATACTTTTGTCCAAAATCTATCCAAACATGCTTAGTTTGTTTGACTCTTGTGCGTTGGTAGGTAGAAATCTTGTTTTATAAGAATGTTCACcttcattttttaacatttgttaGATTTGCTGGGTGACATTGGCagataccccccccccccccccccttttttttttgatttgtaCATTATTTGTTGTCCCTATACTGTATACAATAAATATAGTTTGATACTCAGCCTTGCATTATATATTACCTTCCATTTGTGTGTGGATTTGctatataattaatatttcaGCTATGCTGCACAACACAATGCAGGGCAGATGTTTTGAAATATTCACATCTTGGGTGTAAATAAGCATACAGCTGTTAAAGGACTGCATGATGGTTTGATTCATGTAACCAGAGGCACAAATACATTATGGCCACTATATGCTATTGTGGATAAAAAGAGTCATTGTATCCAGATGTGAAGCCCTGGTACAGAGGTTAATTTCATCAAGCCCATAATTACATGATTTGTTTAGTTTCCCTTTTAAAAAGTTTGTGGAATTGAGCTGAAAAGATTTGAGAAAGTTGTGTGTATAATAAAGCAGTCTGATCCAGAGCACGCAATACACTTTACATCCCTTAGAGGGTGTTGTTGATCTGGAGATCCACAGGATCACTGCTCACTCTGCTATATCTGCATCTCTACTTGTTTGAATCGCTGAAGCCCTTAAATTACAATACAAAGACACATTTGTTGCTCCACTCCAGCCTTGTGAGGGCCATAACTCCACGAGTCTTCTCTCTTACTTAAAGAGAACTTCATTTGCACAGATGTTTCTTAACTGAGCAGCCAAATGAACTCCCTGAGAGCCTCCTCACACAGTGGTTTGATTGTGCTGCTTTTATTTCTGGCATCTCCTTTGCATTTTATATTTCCTTGTGGATATATCTGGAGTCTCTTATATTCCCCCAGAACCTCTCAGAGATGCAGCTGCAAGGTGCCCCCTCCACACATACATTCAAAAACCTCCCTGAGTCTGCATATAGTATTCTCTAGAAGAGCACAGACATTAACTGTAAAAGGCGAGATTCACGTCAAGGCatcagttttgttgttgttgtgctgtgAGTCACTATCAGCTGTGTCAGGGGCGCTTGTAAGGCAGCACATGATCCTCAATTGTTTTTACTGGAGTTAATGGAGAGAAGCTttctattattgttattgttttaaagCTCATTCATTGTCTGTCATATGTCATGCACCACTCTGCTGTCAGTGTACAATGAGgtccatttgtttattattgtgaCAAGATAATAGGTGATTTATTGAATCCAACTGCGCAGTCACTCATGTACTTAGAATAAAAAGGAATTATTTTCATATGAGAATCAAATGTGTATTatacatgagtttatgttcatATGCATATGTTCACGAGGCTAGATTACCAACTAGGGCCccctaaaaaaatgtttttaagtatatgtgcatttttaaaacacattttaaactgatGAGAGCATTCAGGTGGGTTTTGAAGATGGTCGATGTGTCAAAAAACAATTGCTCAAATGGTGCATATTCctgattaatttgtgtttaatcaGATTACCACACAGCAAACATGGAGCCATGTAATAATCCAGCATAGgaatactgtacacatgcacagaTAGGGGAGCAACAGGGGGTGAGTAAGTGCCCACCTGCTCATATAAGTCTATGGTCctttaaaatacaatttcttcCCTATTTACTGATCATTCActcattatttgtttattatattttttttgtagtaaATTTAAGTAGTCAACACAAAATTGTACTCAAAATGAAGGCTGTAATCTGTAACAAAGtagtacacatactgtatcatgATGAAAAAAgggcagagagaagaaaaataatctTACAATACATGTCTCCCActcaaaatacataaataaaaaaacatagatGGTCTGCTAAGATATGCACAAACTAAACATATATATTacacattaaccctctgagaccaacaatagacccatttttgtcttttagggggtacaggggATATTTAAGGGGAgctagcaggtcaacagtatgtcacatagaagtggtggacatcatctgaaagctgggaacttgaagattaatttgagctcagcactgtgtgtcaagttgtcctagtcattaataagaaataaaaattaattaataaattgaaAAAGAGAATAAGGGTTTTGAACATTATGATAGAGGTGTATACAGTAGTGGCTGTTTCCTTGTTTCAGCAAGTTTtggtttgataccatttgttacacagatttggtgctaaatttaaccattttttatcaCTCGAGAATTTATtataatgatcaataatccctccagaataccacattaagacaccaagacctttaggaacaccatagaaaaagccacgCTGTGATTTagtataaaaacaacttttgacattttgtgatttctgcaagaattgcatttttttgcaaTTGGACAGTGAGCATTTCTGTTttggaaactgaaatattcaaatacaccatttaagaataggcgaaaataacacatttatcctgcatgcaaaaaattgcgtgtttttttgcacttatcataaagtgggcatatctgtaagggtatccataaaacccattttcatccacatatcttgaggtcagaggtcaaggaacccttttgaaaatggccatgacagtttttccttgtttggccaagtttggagcgttatttagcctccttcccgacaagcaaGCATGACATGGTTAGCAGCAATGGATTCCTaggttttagtttcatatgatatctgcaGCTTCACTCTAACCCTAAAACTGaactgctacagcctctgaaagacattaAAGTTGGTTGGGATCCCACGGGTGTCAGAGGGTTAAGtcaatattatttaattatttgatgTTTGTACACTATCTTAAATtgaataatactttaacattttaatttccACGTCTTCATTATAGCTCAATTGCTGGCTGTATGTATACAAACTATTCTTGTTTTAAACCCTAATTAGTATTTTTTAATCCAAATACTGATCCTTAATGTATTTGTACTTGTTGAGCTGAATTCTGACCTTTGAGCTACTTCCTTCACAATGGTATTTGCATTCTTGATGTGTTACCATTAATTTGAATGAATAGCAGAATGAGCAACGTCCTCTCAGTAAATAAAATCCAATAAGTGCATAAACATGTAGCACACAGTACATCCATCACACAACACAAGGGGAGGGGTCTTCAGACAGAGCAAATCAGCTTAAGTTGGAACACGTAATGATCGTATGAGGTCAGTCGGCCGTGTTTTGCATCCTCAGTGTGTCCAGCCAGCAACGTCAGTTGTgacaccctccctccctcccccgttGAATCAGTCCAGCAGCCTGAATGAAACCACTGTACATCTGGAGAACCTCTGGATCGTCTCCAGAGCGCTGCATGCTGATGTCACCCTCTTGTGCGTAATGTGGGTCCCCACCCTGTCAGCAGATCAGATTTCATCCCAACGCATGTTGAGATCTCGGGGGAGCAGAAACGTGTCAGTGGCCGTGTTATCGTAAAACTGTTAGTATACAATAATTCTCGAGTTTTACTAGAGCGAACAAGTGTGAGTGCTTTCCGTGTCAAAATGGCCCATTGTTCTCACTCAGGGAATGTTTTAAAGTTCAGAAATCCACAGATATAATCAGGACAAAAGACCTGTCTGTATTTGCTCAAGGTTTTGTCCTGAGGACATTGGCTGAGGAGAGATGTTAGAGACAAGAGTAGGAGACGGGAAAGGTTAAACTAATAACACATTCCCTCTGAGTACAGAATTGAATTCTAGAAAACagattaaatgaatgaaatgtattttcagTTTGCCACTGTAAGCCTCTCTTGGAGGCCTCTGAAGAAGAAGtcaattattattaatgcagCCACACTCACACTTAAGCTTTACGGttatttaattcaattaaatgcAACTTTATTTACCCCTGTAAGAGCAAATGTATGCAGCAGCTTGCCACCACCCAGTTTAACAGATACACACACtagataagaaaagaaaaaacatcagtCATATCTGTATCTGTGAGTCTAAAGGTACTATAATATTTACTTTTCATGGTTCGGTTTTCAAACATGCTTTAACTCAGGTACAACTAATATTAATCATGCTGTTTTAACCATCATCCTACCTCTgactttttgtcatatctcacaaATGCTTTATTCTATAATTCCAATCTTTaatgactttgtcaatcaatttgttcctaatgacttcatattattgttttctgtttctgattTCAAGTATCACACACTATCAGGTGGGTAGGGGCACTCTGTCCGTCATTTAGAAGGAGacagatgcagcagacacagatttcctcatgtgctctgtctatttttgttttacacaatatgcaaattaactgtaactcctctaaaataataataatctgtttttatttcttcagaTGACACTAATTACATAACTAAACATTTGTTTCTTACAATAGTTTATTATTGTGGGTAAGCCTTGTATGTTGAATAGGTTGGTAATTACAGGAGTGGTTACTGAGTGCAATTAACCAGACATTTTCACTTGTCAAACACAGGTGTGAccaataatgatgataattgcTGCATTATATTCAGGTGTAATGGTTGGTAATGTGCAGTGTGCAGTGCACACTATCTCACTGGCACTGCTACTGGGACATTTAATTAATGTTGGTTACACCTGTGATTCTCCTACCATGGCACAGTATAATTGTGTGATGTGAAAAAAGACagtcagaggacgcgggggagaccgtggctttggtctccagggctggagtctctgctgtactctgctcctctgctcctctgcctgcttgccttcactcaactcgctccacctcacttTCATgccgcacactacacactgcagaagagttagtagctctgagaatatatagtgaatgtacagtggacgtttgtgcagaaataaatgctgcagctcctccagaccaacagaggtttcccgtgtcttgtgaagtgacggggctccgcaatgagaaacgttatcgtctctgaccgggtgttggtgtcttccctgtttcctccggccgcggtcgggaggctgaagcaggaaaggccaacactaggatcagcagtgattcatggagagaccttcgtctggtcagctgacattactgccaagcagctgaaatatagagtgatattgtggtcttagctgacgtgtgtcgcctcactgttttgagcgatgctcgttcatgtctatgtagagcgagcacaagcgcgagcccgacgctgactttcgttgactttacggccacaggtgtcgctgttaacaagcatttctgattcttacaaacagtccctttaaatacaaCATATACGCTTGaacacgcttttttttttttcattttgctttccctttatttggttttactcagacatttacataaaaatacttaattagatacaaatatgaagtgaaccaacttttccactttttttacaatgtgaacacacaaatatagagtgatattgtggttttctCTGACGtttgtcgcctcactgttttgacggatgctcgctcacattcagttagcgcgtgcacacgggcgagcgcgagcaacaggacgctgactttcgttgactttacggccacaggtgtcgctgttaacaagcatttctgattcttacaaacagtccctttaaatacaaCATATACGCTTGaacacgcttttttttttttttcattttgctttccctttatttggttttactcagacatttacataaaaatacttaattagatacaaatatgaagtgaaccaacttttccactttttttacattgtgaacacacaaatatagagtgatattgtggttttccCTGACGtttgtcgcctcactgttttgacggatgctcgctcacattcagttagcacgtgcacacgggcgagcgcgagcaacaggacgctgactttcgttgactttacggccacaggtgtcgctgttacaaccaatttctgattcttacaaacagtccctttaaatacaaCATATACGCTTGaacacgcttttttttttttttcattttgctttccctttatttggttttactcagacatttacataaaaatacttaattagatacaaatatgaagtgaaccaatttttccactttttttacaacgtgaacacacaaatatagagtgatattgtggttttcgCTGATGtttgtcgcctcactgttttgacggatgctcgctcacattcagttagcacgtgcacacgggcgagcgcgagcaacaggacgctgactttcgttgactttacggccacaggtgtcgctgttacaaccaatttctgattcttacaaacagtccctttaagtacaacATATACGCTTAaacacgctttttttttttcattttgctttccctttatttggttttactcagacatttacatgaagtgaaccaacttttccactttttttacaatgtgaacacacaaatatagagtgatattgtggttttcgCTGACGtttgtcgcctcactgttttgacggatgctcgctcacattcagttagcacgtgcacacgggcgagcgcgagcaacaggacgctgactttcgttgactttacggccacaggtgtcgctgttacaaccaatttctgattctcacaaacagtccctttaatattgccattgcattaacaaacactgcaaccggaaatacaaaggggcccattttaattaatcaat
It encodes the following:
- the sumo3b gene encoding small ubiquitin-related modifier 3, producing the protein MSEEKPKEGVKTENDHINLKVAGQDGSVVQFKIKRHTPLSKLMKAYCERQGLSIRQIRFRFDGQPINETDTPAQLEMEDEDTIDVFQQQTGGVSS